Below is a window of Halobaculum lipolyticum DNA.
GCGGGGAGACGACGCACGACGTGCGGGTGGAGATCCGCACCGAGAGCGAGAAGGAGGAAAACGCCGAGTTCTCCCGCGAACCATACCGGATCACGACGTGTAACGACTGTGGCTCCGAGACGGCGACGCGGATGAACAACGCGTAGCACCGACAAGCCAGCACCGACCGACCATCCCCGGGCCGATCAGGAGCGGCCCGGCGGACTTTCGTCCCGTGCTCCGACGCCCCAGCGGCGGCCTCGTCGGCGTCCGACGCCCGCTCAGGAGAACAGCCCGGCGGTCGTCACTTCGACGCCGTCCTCGGTGACGACGAGGGTGTGCTCGGCCTGACTCACGAGTTCCCCGTCGTCCTCCTTGAGCACCGGATACCCCTTCACCGCGCCTTGGCGGACCAGCCGCCGCAGCGCCATCTCGTCGCGCGAGGAGTCGAGCCAGCGGCCGGCGAACGGCAGCCCGTCGAACTCGCGGACCTGATCGAGCGCCTGCCGGGCGGCGCGGTTGCGGACGGAGACGTCCTGTGTCAGCTCGAAGATCTCCTCGTCGTTGCCCTCGCCGACTTTGCCGCGCCCGGTCGTCGCGAACGGCTCGATGGCGACGACCTGCCCCGGCTCCAACTCGACCGAGCGGTCGACGCCGCGGTTCGGCACGTTGGGTCCCGTGTGTGCGTCGAACCGCTCGACGCCGTGGCCCGAGAGGTTGTAGACGGGCGTGTAGCCGTACGCGTCGATCACGTCCTCGATCTCGGCGCCGATCTCGCCGACCGGGACCCCCGGAGCCGCCGCGTCGACGGCGGCCTCCAGCGCCTGTTCGGCGGCTTCGACCAGCTCCGTCTCCCCCGCGA
It encodes the following:
- the map gene encoding type II methionyl aminopeptidase — protein: MSTLDDDVLAKYREAGEILTTVMGEARDMVEPGVTHLEVAEYAEERIREEGAGIAFPVNVSIDEEASHATPERDDPTEFGEDVVCLDIGVHVDGYIADAAVTVDLAGETELVEAAEQALEAAVDAAAPGVPVGEIGAEIEDVIDAYGYTPVYNLSGHGVERFDAHTGPNVPNRGVDRSVELEPGQVVAIEPFATTGRGKVGEGNDEEIFELTQDVSVRNRAARQALDQVREFDGLPFAGRWLDSSRDEMALRRLVRQGAVKGYPVLKEDDGELVSQAEHTLVVTEDGVEVTTAGLFS